In Shewanella sp. GD04112, the sequence TGCAACTCGCAGCGCTCGGCGATGCCGGGATCATCAAGGTCCAGCAAAGAAGCGTTTGCCGTGACGCTAAGGCATAGCCCAAATAGGGCCAAAGGTTGCCGAGCTAAGGTGGATGTATGCTTGATATAAGCCATAGGTAAACTCCCAAAGTAAGGGAAGCCTACTGGGGCAAAACATGCGTGAAGATGTATTCAATGGCCAGCACTCTAGCTCCAGCGCAAGGCCGGATAAAACCAATAGCCGAGCACATGCACGGGCATGATTGGCCATGAGTAAAGGCTTAAATTGAATATATGGGAGTGGAGTGAGAAAGCGTCACGCTACTACCCTGCCTAGCAGGTAGCAGCAAAAACATTGCGGGCTAGTGCTAGGTGTTTAATCCTGTCACTTGGACAGGGCATCTACTGTCACTTATGTGTGTGCCCACAGTGGGTCTCCGCAATGATAAAAGTGGCTAGATTCTAAACCGCGAAAACGCAAAGTCAAACCTGAACGCCAATTCGTCATGTTTATGTTTAAATGTGGTTTTTATTTTTGGGTGAATTGAGTTAGTTGGTTTTGATCTTGTTGTGCCTTGGTGACTAAATGTTATCTGTGAGTGGGTTATTGTTGGTTTTATGGACTTTCCTGCCTAGGTCGCTGGTGGCAATGAGCATGCTGTGATTGATGACCCAAGCGATTTAGGTATAACCTTGGCTATCACGCCTTAAGATGGCATCTCTTGCCTAAGTTGTTGGGTAAAGAGATATTTTGACGCGCAAATCCGTTAAAGGCGCTGTTGAGTGCATGATTTGGCTAAAGAGGAATAATACCGTGGCGCAGCATTCCCCAGAATTGTCGAGTTCAACTGAGTCAACGCAATCGAATATTAAAATTGCGACCGTGAATCTATTTAACTTTATCGAGCCGCCCTCAGCCTTTTACGATTTTGAGAATATCTATAGCCACGGCCAATGGCAGAAAAAGTGCCAGTGGTTTAGCGAGTTGTTGAATCAACACCATCCGGATATTGTTGGTTTTCAGGAGGTGTTTAGCCCCGAACCGTTACGCCAGCTTGCGTTGCAGCAGGGACTCACTCACTTTGCGGTGGTCGATAGTGCGACCTTAGTCAGTGACTATATCTACCAAAGCCCTGTGGTAGCCTTGGCGTCTCGCTTCCCTATCCTTGAGGTACACGCTATTGAGCCTGAGGCGCACTTAGTGGCGGCGATGGGGCTGTCGAGCGAATTTGCCTTTAGTCGTAAAGTGTTACGGGCGACGGTGGCGGTGCCGCAGATTGGCCCCTGTGATTGCTATGTGGTGCATTTTAAATCTAAGCGGCCGGGATTAGCCTTAGAGCCGCATCCTTTGGGATTATCGTTAAATGCGCCGTCGGATCTTAAGTTACACGCCGAGACTAAGTTATTAACCGAACAGGCCCTCGGGCGTTGGGCCTCAACCATGCAGCGGGGCGCCGAGGCGGCATTGCTGTTCCATGCCATACTCGCCAGAAGACAGAGTGCCAAATATCCGGTGATCCTGATGGGGGATTTTAACGATAGTTTGTCCTTAGGCGCGCTGGATGCGTTAACGCTCCAAGGCGAAGCACTGCACAGTAACGATATAAAAGCCGCAGGGCTTGGGCATTTATCCGATGCGGCATTAGCGCAAGTGTTTGGCCACTATCGATTACAAGACGCCTATGAGCTATTTATCGAAGCCAATGTAGCCGATAACGCCGTCCATTACCGTGAGCATAGGGCACCCACCCATTACTATGGCCCTAAAGGATCTGTGCTGGATTATGTGTTGCTCTCCAATGAGTTTGATGCCAGCGATAGCCGCAGTTTGGCGCAGGTGGTGGATTATCAGACCTGTGATAGACACTTAGTCAGGCCCGAATATGAGCGCGATGCCTATAGTACCGACCATGCGCCCGTGATGGTGGAATTAGCACTGCGGCGTTAGCTGCTCAAACTTTAATTGTTCGGCTGAACACTCAATATCAAGCCTAATTGAAACCAAGCTTGCAGTGCTTGCAACAGCTGCTGCATGGCCTCTTCTGGCGCAAAAAAGTTCAGCATCAATTCGCATTGCTCGGCAATATTGGCCCCGTGAATAAATCCTTGAATCAAGGCTAATTGGTATTCTGCGAGAGAGATAAACTCCGTTAAACGACTCTCGCCGCGCCAAAGTAGCCAAGCGCGTTTACCTTGATAATCGGGCGCGGGCGGGACTTGTTGATGCTTTAAGGCTTGCCAAGTTTCTACCGCATTGCTGCCACATTCAAATAGCTGCACGCTAGGGTGAAAACGCAGTTGGCAATAGGACCAAGCGTCGGCGGGTAAGGATTGCAGTGCCACAAAACTTGCGCGCTGTTCATCCTTGGCATCGAAGGCGTTGAGTAATCGGCGCTCGAATCTGGCGATATCACTGATAATCGGATACTGACTAAAAAAAGCGTCGCTGGCTAAGTAGTCTGGTAGGGCATCGGCAAATTGGCGTAGCGAGGTAAAACGTGAGGGCTGGTGGGCGATATAGCCATTGGCCATCCGCGCGAATAAGTCATCGCCTAAATACAGACCGAGTATTTCATGGTCGGTATCGAGGACTTCGGTTAAGCGAATGCGATAGGCATTGGCGTAAATCTGCATCCGTATATCACGGCCAACGCCACCTTGTTCGGCAACCTTGTCGCTAAAGGATTTCTCTATAGTTTCTGCTATCGGCGTTTGGGCGGCACTTGCCAGCAGATAATCCATAAACTGTTTTTGGATCTCGCGAAGCTGACTCATGCCACCGTCTCCTGCCTCGGTCTGTAAACCAGTGGATGTGACTCGCCTAACGTGGTGCGGGCGACGTTGCGAGCAATCGCCAATTCGGCTTCCAATGCATTAAATTCGGGGATATTGGCATCACGCTCAATCATAGTGCTGACGCCACCAAAGCGGGTTAATGCCTGCCGATACAGCTCCCACACACTGGGGCAAACATCGTGATCATGGGTGTCGATAACATAGTCGCCGTAATCCGAGTGACCCGCTAAGTGAAATTGTTGCACCCGATTAGTCGCGATTTGCAGCAGATAATCCTCTGGGGGAAACTGATGGTTACGGGCGCTGACATAGATGTTGTTGATATCTAATAGCAATAGGCAATCGGCCTCCTCGGCTACTGCGTTAACAAATTGCCATTCATTCATGGTCGAATCTTGGTAGGACAAATAGCTGGAGACGTTCTCCATCAGAATGCGGCGGCCTAAAAAGTCCTGCACTATGCCGATGCGCTCGGCCACGTGTCTCACGGTTTCTTCGGTGTAGGGTAGGGGCAGTAAGTCATGGCTATTGATGCCGTGGATGGAAGTCCAGCAAATATGATCCGAAATCCATTGGGGCTGCACTTCATTGGCGAGTTGTTTTAGCGTCTTAAGATAATCCATATTCAGTGGGTCTGTACTGCCGATGGATAAAGAGACGCCGTGCATCACCAGCGGATAACGCTCTGCTATCTCACTCAGGTAATAGCGGGGTTTTCCGCCCGCGACCATAAAGTTTTCCGAGAGTATCTCGAACCAGTCGACCTCGGGCTGATGCTTAAGCACATGATCGAAGTGCTGGGTTCGCAGTCCTAAACCAAAACCTAGGGTGGGGTGAGTGAGACTCTGCTTATCCATGTATAAACCTTATGTTGACTGAGTGGCTGAAGCGGCCCAGATTCCGACCGCTTCTTTATCGATAAACACCTATTTGTATTAGGCGCCGACTTTACCGCCTAAGTCGCCACAGGCTTTAGCTGGGGTGGCTACAAAACCACTGCCTTTACAGCTGGCGTGTCCGGCGCAGGCATTGTCTGCAGTCTTGCAGTCGTTGTGGCCTTTGCAGGTATTAATGCCATAGCAGTGCACTAGCTCGGTATTAGCGATTTTGCCGACCCAATCATCGGCCACTTTGCCGCCGACATCGCCACAACTTTTGGATGGCATAGCCACAAATCCACTGCCTTTACAGCTAGCGTGGCCAGCGCAGGCATTGTCTGCGGTTTTACAGTCGTTATGGCCTTTACAGGTATTCACGCCATAACAGTGGACGAGGTCGCTACTGTCGGCGCTGGTCATGGGTTCTGCAGCATTCACTTGGCTTGCCATACCAGCCATGGCCATAGCAAGTGCTGCACCTGAAAGTGCGGTTTGGGCTTTCTTATTCATGGTTTCTTCCTTTGCATATCTGACGATATGAGTATCTTGTTGATTAGCTTGCTTTTATAACGACAGCACCAATAGGCAGTATATAAAGCGGATGGATAAATACAGGAATAAGCCTAGTTGCTTGTGCAGCTTTTGCTTAAGTCCTGTTACTGGAATAAGACCCTAAGGGAGGTGAATATCTTTCAGCGAAATGCTGTTTATCTCATCGATAATCGCGCTGGCTTGCCAAAAATCGGCTGTGACAACTGGGTTTTACGGCGAAAACTAAGCTATGATCGCCATCACTTAGCGCGGCACTATCGCGCGTTGTTGACGGTTGACGCGCGTTGTTTACGGTGGATGGCTCGCGCTCAAACGATATTAGGTATATTATCCGCTTCCATTTTTGAAGACGGCGCCTGACGAACTTAACGCAGTTTGTTGTGGCGGTTCAATTTAGCAAGGCGGTACTTTTTTAAGGCGGTACTATGGCAGTCAGAATCAAACTTAAACCCGGTCGCGAAAAGTCCCTTGAGCGTCGTCATCCTTGGGTCTTTTCCAACGGGATCCACAACGTTAAAGGTAAACCTGAAGCGGGCGAGACCGTCGATGTGGTTGCCCATGATGGCCACTGGCTGGGCCGTGGTGCCTGGTCTCCAGAGTCTCAAATCCAAGTGCGGATTTGGACTTTTGACCGCGAAGAAGAAATCGACCGTGAGTTTTTTAAGCGCCGTATTCTGCGTGCCCAAGCGGGACGCGACGATCTGATTCGTGAGCAAGGCTTAACCGGTTACCGCTTAATTGCCGCCGAGTCCGATGGTTTGCCCGGTATTACCATTGATAAATACGCCAATGTGTTGGTCTGCCAATTGCTGAGCATGGGCGCCGATGTATGGCGCGACACTATTGTCGATGTGCTCGCCGAGCTGTATCCCGATAGTGCGATTTACGAGCGCTCTGACGTCGATTCCCGCAAGAAAGAAGGCTTAGCCTCTACTATGGGATTGCTCCATGGCACACTGCCTGAAATGCCTGTCATTATTGAAGAAAATGGTATCAAGATTGCCGTCGATGTGACTAAGGGTCATAAGACAGGGTTTTACCTCGACCAGCGCGACAACCGTGCCATGGCCGCGCGGTTTGTGAAGGGCAAATCGGTTCTGAACTGTTTTTGCTACACGGGCACCTTTGGTCTGTACGCCGCTAAGGCGGGCGCGGCCAGCATTGAAAACGTCGACGTGTCGGCGCTTGCCCTCGATACTGCGCGTTTAAACATGCGAGTCAATGGCTTAAATGATGACAATGTGCATTACAACGAAGCCGATGTGTTTAAGTTACTACGTCAGTACCGTGATGAGGGTAAAACCTTCGATGTGATCGTACTCGACCCGCCAAAGTTTGCCGACAATAAGTCGCAGCTCAATGGCGCCTGCCGTGGCTATAAAGATATCAATATGATTGCACTACAATTATTAAATCCGGGCGGGGTGCTGTTGACCTTCTCTTGCTCGGGATTAATGCCTGCGGATCTGTTCCAAAAAATCGTTGCCGATGCGGCAGTGGATGCTAAGCGTGAGATCCAATTTATCGAGCGTTTAAGCCAGGCGAGCGATCACCCTATTGGCAGCGCCTTCCCAGAAGGTTTTTACCTCAAGGGCTTAGTGGCTCGAGTGTGGTAATTGCTTCATCGTTTTAGGGGAATAAAAAATGCCAGTGCAGTTGCACTGGCATTTTTGTTTCTCGCATTGGAGTCTTTTGACTCACCTTGCCTTAAGCGGTAAAGGTTTTCACGCCTTCAGGGGTGCCAACCAGTAACACATCGGCGCCGCGTTTCGCGAATAGACCGTTGGTGACTACGCCGACGATGGCATTGATCTTCTCTTCTAATTCCTTAGGATTGATGATCTTAAGGTTGTAAACGTCGAGGATCACGTTGCCGTTATCAGTGACAACGCCTTCACGGTACACTGGGTCGCCACCGAGTTTGACCAGTTCACGGGCCACGTAAGAGCGCGCCATTGGGATCACTTCAACGGGCAGTGGGAATTCACCTAAAATATCCACTTGTTTAGTGTTATCCACGATACAGACAAACTTTTCAGCCACAGCTGCAACGATTTTCTCGCGGGTTAATGCCGCGCCGCCGCCTTTGATCATGTCCATATGGCCGTTGATTTCATCGGCTCCATCGACATACACAGATAATTTATCGACGCTGTTTAAGTCATAAACTGGGATGCCAAGGGCTTTCATCTTTTGGGTTGAGGCTTCAGAGCTTGATACCGCACCTTCAATATCGGCCTTCATGGTGGCGAGAGCATCGATAAAGTGATTGACGGTTGAGCCTGTGCCTACACCCACAATGCTGTCTTTCTCAACGTATTTGAGAGCAGCCCAGCCAGCGGCTTTTTTCATTTCATCTTGAGTCATGTTGACATCCTGTAATGGCAAATGAGTAAAAATTCTGGGCTTAGTATACTCTTTTCCATCAAAGTGTGTGGTGCTATTGCACTGTAGCTGTGATCTTGGGCGGTGATCTTATGCAGTGTTCGGCTTAACGTGCTTAAGGATTTAATCGCTAAGCGAACTCGTTAAAATAAGTGATGTGCCTAAGATAAAGCCCATTTCGCTATTGACGATTCGCTAGGCGGACTTAATCTAACTAAGTTACTATGGCAAAAGCAGAATTGATAAAAACAGCATTATTTGTTTAAGGGAGCATGTATGGCAGGGGCGAGTTTATTAACCTTACTCGACGATATTGCATCCATTTTGGATGACGTGGCGGTGATGAGTAAGGTCGCGGCCAAGAAAACCGCCGGGGTTTTAGGGGACGATTTGGCCTTAAACGCCCAGCAAGTGACAGGCGTGAGTGCTGACCGTGAATTACCCGTGGTCTGGGCGGTCGCCTTAGGTTCGTTTCGCAATAAATTGATTTTAGTGCCGGCGGCCATGTTGATCAGCGCCTTTATTCCTTGGGCTGTGACGCCCTTATTGATGTTCGGCGGCTTGTTTTTATGTTTTGAAGGCTTTGAGAAATTACACCACAGCTATAGCCATCGCAAAGACAAACACGCGGAGCAGGCCGAATCTGACTTACCCGAGATAAGCGATCTGGCGGCCTATGAGAAGGAAAAGGTGAAGGGCGCAATTCGCACCGACTTTGTGTTGTCGGCAGAAATTATTGCCATCACTTTAGGCATAGTCGCGGATAAGTCGCTGACGACGCAATTTTTTACCCTCGCCATTATCGGTATTGT encodes:
- a CDS encoding endonuclease/exonuclease/phosphatase family protein; amino-acid sequence: MAQHSPELSSSTESTQSNIKIATVNLFNFIEPPSAFYDFENIYSHGQWQKKCQWFSELLNQHHPDIVGFQEVFSPEPLRQLALQQGLTHFAVVDSATLVSDYIYQSPVVALASRFPILEVHAIEPEAHLVAAMGLSSEFAFSRKVLRATVAVPQIGPCDCYVVHFKSKRPGLALEPHPLGLSLNAPSDLKLHAETKLLTEQALGRWASTMQRGAEAALLFHAILARRQSAKYPVILMGDFNDSLSLGALDALTLQGEALHSNDIKAAGLGHLSDAALAQVFGHYRLQDAYELFIEANVADNAVHYREHRAPTHYYGPKGSVLDYVLLSNEFDASDSRSLAQVVDYQTCDRHLVRPEYERDAYSTDHAPVMVELALRR
- a CDS encoding DNA-binding domain-containing protein, which translates into the protein MSQLREIQKQFMDYLLASAAQTPIAETIEKSFSDKVAEQGGVGRDIRMQIYANAYRIRLTEVLDTDHEILGLYLGDDLFARMANGYIAHQPSRFTSLRQFADALPDYLASDAFFSQYPIISDIARFERRLLNAFDAKDEQRASFVALQSLPADAWSYCQLRFHPSVQLFECGSNAVETWQALKHQQVPPAPDYQGKRAWLLWRGESRLTEFISLAEYQLALIQGFIHGANIAEQCELMLNFFAPEEAMQQLLQALQAWFQLGLILSVQPNN
- a CDS encoding DUF692 domain-containing protein, translating into MDKQSLTHPTLGFGLGLRTQHFDHVLKHQPEVDWFEILSENFMVAGGKPRYYLSEIAERYPLVMHGVSLSIGSTDPLNMDYLKTLKQLANEVQPQWISDHICWTSIHGINSHDLLPLPYTEETVRHVAERIGIVQDFLGRRILMENVSSYLSYQDSTMNEWQFVNAVAEEADCLLLLDINNIYVSARNHQFPPEDYLLQIATNRVQQFHLAGHSDYGDYVIDTHDHDVCPSVWELYRQALTRFGGVSTMIERDANIPEFNALEAELAIARNVARTTLGESHPLVYRPRQETVA
- a CDS encoding class I SAM-dependent methyltransferase; the encoded protein is MAVRIKLKPGREKSLERRHPWVFSNGIHNVKGKPEAGETVDVVAHDGHWLGRGAWSPESQIQVRIWTFDREEEIDREFFKRRILRAQAGRDDLIREQGLTGYRLIAAESDGLPGITIDKYANVLVCQLLSMGADVWRDTIVDVLAELYPDSAIYERSDVDSRKKEGLASTMGLLHGTLPEMPVIIEENGIKIAVDVTKGHKTGFYLDQRDNRAMAARFVKGKSVLNCFCYTGTFGLYAAKAGAASIENVDVSALALDTARLNMRVNGLNDDNVHYNEADVFKLLRQYRDEGKTFDVIVLDPPKFADNKSQLNGACRGYKDINMIALQLLNPGGVLLTFSCSGLMPADLFQKIVADAAVDAKREIQFIERLSQASDHPIGSAFPEGFYLKGLVARVW
- the rpiA gene encoding ribose-5-phosphate isomerase RpiA; amino-acid sequence: MTQDEMKKAAGWAALKYVEKDSIVGVGTGSTVNHFIDALATMKADIEGAVSSSEASTQKMKALGIPVYDLNSVDKLSVYVDGADEINGHMDMIKGGGAALTREKIVAAVAEKFVCIVDNTKQVDILGEFPLPVEVIPMARSYVARELVKLGGDPVYREGVVTDNGNVILDVYNLKIINPKELEEKINAIVGVVTNGLFAKRGADVLLVGTPEGVKTFTA
- a CDS encoding DUF808 domain-containing protein, whose protein sequence is MAGASLLTLLDDIASILDDVAVMSKVAAKKTAGVLGDDLALNAQQVTGVSADRELPVVWAVALGSFRNKLILVPAAMLISAFIPWAVTPLLMFGGLFLCFEGFEKLHHSYSHRKDKHAEQAESDLPEISDLAAYEKEKVKGAIRTDFVLSAEIIAITLGIVADKSLTTQFFTLAIIGIVMTIGVYGLVAAIVKMDDAGLYLSQRQGESSFTRFNRQLGFGLLSAAPVLMKGLTIIGTAAMFMVGGGILTHGLHWVGEQIHHAEQFVETIAVVGPVLGLLTPSILNALFGIAAGAVAVLLMTGFQKLRN